Proteins from a genomic interval of Lycium ferocissimum isolate CSIRO_LF1 chromosome 2, AGI_CSIRO_Lferr_CH_V1, whole genome shotgun sequence:
- the LOC132046798 gene encoding probable esterase KAI2 isoform X1, producing the protein MGVVEEAHNVKILGTGDRTIVLAHGFGTDQSVWKHLLPHLVDNYKVVLFDNMGAGTTNPDYFDFERYSTLEGYAYDVIAILEELQIPCCIYVGHSVSAMIGAIASVARPDLFTKLVTVSGSPRYLNDVDYYGGFEQEDLDQLYEAMRSNYKAWCSGFAPLAVGGDMDSVAVQEFSRTLFNMRPDIALTVVQIIFQSDLRHMLPHVTVPCHIIQSMKDLAVPVAVSEYLHQNLGGESIVEVMSTEGHLPQLSSPDVVIPVLLRHIRYDINVD; encoded by the exons ATGGGGGTAGTTGAAGAAGCACACAACGTGAAGATTTTAGGAACAGGGGATCGGACCATAGTCCTAGCTCATGGATTCGGAACAGACCAATCAGTGTGGAAACATCTTCTTCCTCATCTAGTTGACAATTATAAGGTTGTCTTATTTGACAATATGGGTGCTGGAACTACCAATCCTGACTACTTTGACTTTGAAAGGTACTCAACCTTAGAAGGATACGCCTATGATGTGATTGCTATTTTGGAAGAACTCCAAATTCCTTGTTGCATTTACGTTGGTCACTCTGTTTCTGCCATGATTGGTGCTATCGCTTCTGTTGCCCGTCCCGATCTCTTCACTAAACTTGTCACCGTCTCTGGTTCTCCAAG gTATTTGAATGACGTGGACTATTACGGTGGATTCGAACAGGAAGATCTGGATCAACTGTATGAAGCAATGAGATCAAATTACAAGGCATGGTGTTCTGGTTTTGCACCTTTAGCTGTTGGAGGTGACATGGACTCTGTAGCGGTACAAGAATTCAGCaggacattattcaacatgaGACCAGACATAGCATTAACCGTGGTACAaattatattccaaagtgatttAAGGCATATGTTGCCACATGTGACTGTTCCTTGTCATATAATTCAGAGCATGAAGGACTTGGCTGTGCCTGTGGCTGTCTCTGAATATCTCCACCAAAACCTTGGCGGCGAATCGATCGTGGAGGTGATGTCAACGGAAGGCCATCTGCCGCAGCTGAGCTCACCTGATGTTGTTATTCCGGTGTTGCTTAGGCATATTCGATATGATATTAATGTtgattaa
- the LOC132046798 gene encoding probable esterase KAI2 isoform X2, producing the protein MGVVEEAHNVKILGTGDRTIVLAHGFGTDQSVWKHLLPHLVDNYKVVLFDNMGAGTTNPDYFDFERYSTLEGYAYDVIAILEELQIPCCIYVGHSVSAMIGAIASVARPDLFTKLVTVSGSPRYLNDVDYYGGFEQEDLDQLYEAMRSNYKAWCSGFAPLAVGGDMDSVAVQEFSRTLFNMRPDIALTVSMKDLAVPVAVSEYLHQNLGGESIVEVMSTEGHLPQLSSPDVVIPVLLRHIRYDINVD; encoded by the exons ATGGGGGTAGTTGAAGAAGCACACAACGTGAAGATTTTAGGAACAGGGGATCGGACCATAGTCCTAGCTCATGGATTCGGAACAGACCAATCAGTGTGGAAACATCTTCTTCCTCATCTAGTTGACAATTATAAGGTTGTCTTATTTGACAATATGGGTGCTGGAACTACCAATCCTGACTACTTTGACTTTGAAAGGTACTCAACCTTAGAAGGATACGCCTATGATGTGATTGCTATTTTGGAAGAACTCCAAATTCCTTGTTGCATTTACGTTGGTCACTCTGTTTCTGCCATGATTGGTGCTATCGCTTCTGTTGCCCGTCCCGATCTCTTCACTAAACTTGTCACCGTCTCTGGTTCTCCAAG gTATTTGAATGACGTGGACTATTACGGTGGATTCGAACAGGAAGATCTGGATCAACTGTATGAAGCAATGAGATCAAATTACAAGGCATGGTGTTCTGGTTTTGCACCTTTAGCTGTTGGAGGTGACATGGACTCTGTAGCGGTACAAGAATTCAGCaggacattattcaacatgaGACCAGACATAGCATTAACCGTG AGCATGAAGGACTTGGCTGTGCCTGTGGCTGTCTCTGAATATCTCCACCAAAACCTTGGCGGCGAATCGATCGTGGAGGTGATGTCAACGGAAGGCCATCTGCCGCAGCTGAGCTCACCTGATGTTGTTATTCCGGTGTTGCTTAGGCATATTCGATATGATATTAATGTtgattaa
- the LOC132046799 gene encoding suppressor of RPS4-RLD 1, producing MASKVTERIELAKLCSSKEWSKAIRILDSLLSQTCIIQDICNRAYCYSQLELHKHVIKDCDKALELDPKLLQAYILKGRALSALGKEEESLLIWEQGYEHAVHQSADLKQLLELEELLKIAKQNTVAARDNQLVESSDPESNTGPLLSTKSVETCDNSKASAMKLKACSSGMLDSCEKSNNSSVTQNSSSKNAKKQKKIERKANGLHERQANGTKDNGKKLGYPSLVCSELSDISEDSRKSSAVTSESSEQSEPNELQEILSQLNNKCDVRLEMSDEGKRNKKFCVTRVNKTKSINVDFRLSRGIAQVNEGRYGNAVSIFDKILEEDPMYPEALIGRGTALAFQRELDAAISDFTKAIQSNPSAGEAWKRRGQARAALGESAEAITDLTKALEFEPDSADILHERGIVNFKFKDFKTAVEDLSTCVKFDKDNKSAYTYLGLALSSLGEYRKAEEAHKKAIQIERNFLEAWAHLAQFYQDLANSEKALECLHQLLQIDGRYAKAYHLRGLLLHGMGEHWNAIKDLSTGLAIDSANIECLYLRASCYHAIGLYKEAVKDYDAALDLELDSMEKFVLQCLAFYQKEIALYTASKINSEFCWFDIDGDIDPLFKEYWCKRLHPKNVCEKVYRQPPLKESLKKGKLRKQEFSFTKQKNALLQAADSIGRNIQYHCPGFLHNRRQHRMAGLAAIEIAQKVSKAWRALQAEWRNSTKGTTKSGKRLRRREKLNSISLNRGGAGCSTSSSSETSTSYSLIDDRSTGRSMMSWNHLYSLAVKWRQISEPCDPVVWINKLSEEFNTGFGSHTPLVLGQAKVVRYYPNFQRTLTVAKAVIEEKKSVCNKEDKIIDLSEQRKLQEIMTAESSSDLYRVVGQDFWLATWCNSTALEGKRLEGTRITLMKMGEIGYDFAIRTPCTPARWDDFDVEMTSAWEALCDAYCGENYGSTDFDVLENVRDAILRMTYYWYNFMPLSRGTAVVGFIVLLGLFLAANMEFTGSIPKGLQVDWEAILEFDPNSFVDSVKRWLYPSLKVSTSWKSYPDVTSTFETTGSVVAALSTYSD from the exons ATGGCATCAAAAGTAACTGAGAGGATTGAATTAGCAAAGCTTTGTAGCTCAAAGGAGTGGTCTAAAGCAATTCGAATTCTCGATTCACTTCTTTCCCAAACTTGCATCATTCAAGACATCTG TAACCGAGCGTATTGCTACAGTCAATTGGAGCTTCACAAGCATGTTATTAAGGACTGTGATAAGGCACTTGAGCTCGATCCTAAGCTTCTTCAAGCTTATATACTTAAAG GACGTGCATTATCTGCTCTTGGTAAGGAAGAGGAATCTCTTCTAATTTGGGAGCAAGGGTATGAACATGCGGTTCATCAGTCTGCAGACTTAAAGCAGTTGTTAGAGCTTGAAGAGCTGCTCAAAATTGCAAAGCAGAACACCGTAGCTGCCAGAGACAATCAGTTGGTGGAGTCATCTGACCCTGAATCCAATACTGGGCCTCTGCTTTCTACCAAATCTGTTGAAACTTGTGATAATAGTAAGGCCTCAGCTATGAAGCTCAAAGCATGTAGCAGTGGGATGTTGGACAGCTGTGAGAAATCAAATAATAGCTCTGTTACACAGAATTCCTCAAGTAAGAATGCCAAAAAGCAGAAGAAGATCGAGCGTAAAGCAAATGGATTGCATGAGAGACAGGCAAATGGAACCAAAGACAATGGCAAAAAATTGGGTTATCCATCTCTGGTTTGCAGTGAGTTAAGTGATATATCTGAAGACAGCAGGAAATCATCTGCAGTAACTAGTGAATCAAGTGAACAGTCAGAACCAAATGAGTTACAGGAAATTCTCAGTCAGTTGAATAATAAATGTGATGTTCGCCTTGAAATGAGTGATGAAGGCAAGAGAAACAAAAAATTCTGTGTTACCAGGGTTAACAAGACCAAGTCAATTAATGTTGATTTCCGATTATCAAGGGGAATAGCACAG GTTAATGAAGGAAGATATGGTAATGCTGTGTCCATCTTTGACAAG ATACTAGAAGAAGATCCAATGTACCCCGAGGCACTTATTGGCAGGGGAACAGCGTTGGCATTCCAAAGAGAACTCGATGCAGCTATTTCTGATTTTACAAAG GCTATACAATCAAATCCATCTGCTGGTGAGGCCTGGAAACGCAGAGGGCAAGCGCGTGCTGCATTAGGTGAATCTGCTGAG GCAATTACAGATTTGACCAAAGCGTTGGAGTTTGAGCCGGACTCTGCCGATATCTTGCATGAAAGAG GAATTGTCAATTTTAAgtttaaagatttcaaaactGCTGTTGAAGACCTCTCTACATGTGTAAAGTTTGATAAGGATAACAAATCTGCGTACACATATTTG GGCTTGGCCTTATCCTCTCTTGGAGAATATAGAAAGGCTGAGGAGGCACATAAGAAAGCAatccaaattgaaagaaatttcctcgaggcttggGCTCATCTAGCACAG TTTTATCAAGACCTAGCAAATTCAGAGAAGGCCTTGGAATGCCTTCATCAGCTTTTGCAAATAGATGGGAG GTATGCAAAAGCATATCACCTGCGCGGGCTGCTACTTCATGGAATGGGAGAGCATTg GAATGCTATAAAAGATTTATCAACGGGATTGGCTATTGATAGCGCAAACATTGAATGCTTGTACCTACGAGCTTCTTGCTACCATGCAATTGGATTATATAAAGAAGCA gtgaaggactatgatgctgCTTTAGATCTTGAATTAGATTCTATGGAAAAGTTTGTGCTTCAATGCCTGGCGTTCTATCAG AAAGAAATTGCATTATACACAGCATCAAAGATCAACAGcgaattttgttggtttgatatTGATGGAGATATTGATCCCCTCTTCAAG GAGTATTGGTGCAAAAGGCTGCACCCAAAAAATGTTTGTGAAAAGGTCTACAGGCAACCTCCTTTAAAAGAATCTTTGAAAAagggaaagctaagaaagcaagAATTTAGTTTCACCAAGCAAAAAAATGCCCTTCTACAGGCTGCAGATTCTATCGGCAGGAATATCCAGTATCATTGCCCTGGTTTCTTGCATAATAGGCGCCAG CATCGCATGGCAGGATTAGCTGCTATTGAGATAGCACAAAAAGTCTCAAAAGCTTGGCGTGCCTTACAAGCTGAATGGAGAAATTCAACTAAAGGCACAACGAAGTCTGGGAAGAGACTCAGGAGAAGGGAAAAACTGAATTCTATTAGTTTAAACAGGGGTGGAGCTGGTTGTAGCACTAGCAGTTCCTCAGAAACATCTACTTCATACAGTTTGATTGATGATAGATCAACTGGACGTTCTATGATGTCATGGAACCACTTGTATTCATTGGCTGTCAAATGGAGACAAATATCTGAACCATGTGATCCAGTGGTGTGGATTAACAAGCTAAG TGAGGAATTCAATACTGGATTTGGGTCTCACACCCCTCTTGTTCTCGGTCAAGCCAAAGTTGTTCGCTACTATCCCAATTTTCAGAG AACCTTGACCGTTGCCAAGGCTGTTATCGAGGAGAAGAAATCAGTGTGCAACAAGGAAGACAAGATAATTGATCTTTCTGAACAACGGAAATTGCAAGAA ATAATGACTGCAGAATCCAGCTCTGATCTTTACAGAGTTGTTGGTCAAGACTTTTGGTTGGCCACCTGGTGTAACAGTACGGCACTTGAAGG GAAGCGCCTCGAAGGAACAAGGATCACTCTCATGAAAAT GGGTGAGATTGGTTACGACTTCGCAATTAGAACACCTTGTACACCTGCTAGATGGGATGATTTTGATGTTGAGATGACATCCGCCTGGGAG GCTCTTTGCGATGCTTACTGTGGTGAGAATTATGGGTCAACAGATTTTGATGTGCTTGAAAATGTGAGAGATGCAATCTTAAGGATGACATATTACTG GTATAATTTCATGCCGCTTTCCAGAGGAACTGCTGTTGTCGGGTTCATAGTTTTGCTTGGATTATTCCTGGCTGCTAATATGGAGTTCACAGGAAGTATTCCAAAAGGTCTGCAGGTGGATTGGGAAGCTATCCTGGAGTTTGACCCGAATTCCTTTGTAGATTCTGTAAAGAGATGGTTATACCCATCTCTCAAAGTCAGCACATCCTGGAAAAGTTACCCAGATGTCACGTCAACGTTTGAGACGACTGGATCAGTTGTTGCTGCTCTGAGCACCTATTCAGACTAA
- the LOC132046800 gene encoding uncharacterized protein LOC132046800: MNMKCNSTGRRCLLCTLEEKDPSVRKTLISQCFKDLHLREEMELVLTLRCLWNSAVAQPDDPEFPSLGVFHCMTRLLNRCIRDQNWLSRGKNVYVPYYAAHIIGSYTMNKARFSVLAVKSGVISPLIKLLSGKLTWVEQRVAVRALGHIARHRRTFEDIKIHEVEIIKLAMEIASKCSYTIYSEFVCKKSENRVEYHRYLMTKGIGELEMENKKAESWTCQMQCWSLYLLNCFVRKKRSINLICKEEFLKNLCNIWGGLQNQNSFYGIGLIRSLCQSEDGRKNIAQLEEVVENICNLSRSSDEWQFMAIESLLLLLKDPKTRNSVINIAATFLADLVELRTIKGRTKMGDMITQVLLQDYAKIKYGQLDVDEKLSQKTIEEIWDLKVEKRKRDKIMSEQEVKEIELLVSILKREGNGKFWSAEIEVAVNKYTKALDLCPLKLRKERIVLYSNRAQCHLVLGEAESAISDTTRALCLSGEMRPHVKSLWRRSQAYDMKGLARLSLVDCLTFINERSKLNGNRRKIPYYAMRMLNKQMTATWTFAGAAKSMADDINDDGMHESRVQHDFAGGKMRGKKEALLKRIQTHRNNKEQQLLKKGRLWRTSPRSKGVIEPLLNRIKGRKNVKVQEKCDGSVKS; encoded by the exons atgaacatgaaatgCAACAGTACTGGTCGTAGGTGCTTGTTGTGCACACTGGAAGAAAAAGATCCATCGGTACGAAAAACATTAATATCTCAATGCTTCAAAGATTTGCATCTCAGAGAAGAAATGGAACTTGTTCTCACCTTAAGGTGTCTCTGGAATAGTGCTGTGGCTCAGCCTGATGACCCCGAATTCCCGTCCCTCGGCGTCTTTCATTGCATGACTAGACTTCTCAACAGGTGCATCCGTGACCAAAATTGGCTTTCAAGAGGAAAAAACGTGTACGTTCCTTACTATGCAGCTCACATTATTGGCTCCTACACCATGAACAAAGCTCGATTTTCTGTCTTGGCCGTTAAATCAGGCGTAATTTCTCCATTAATAAAGTTATTAAGTGGTAAGTTAACTTGGGTTGAGCAAAGAGTGGCTGTTAGAGCACTTGGTCACATTGCGAGACATAGAAGAACATTTGAAGACATTAAAATCCATGAAGTGGAGATTATAAAGCTAGCAATGGAGATAGCTTCCAAATGCAGTTATACAATCTATAGTGAGTTTGTGTGCAAGAAAAGTGAAAACAGAGTCGAATATCATCGCTATTTGATGACAAAAGGAATCGGAGAATTGGAAATGGAGAACAAAAAAGCAGAGTCTTGGACTTGCCAAATGCAATGCTGGTCTCTTTACCTTCTCAACTGCTTtgttagaaagaaaagaagcatCAATTTGATATGCAAAGAAGAATTTCTCAAGAATTTGTGTAATATATGGGGCGGATTACAAAACCAGAATTCTTTCTATGGTATCGGCCTTATCAGAAGTCTCTGTCAAAGCGAAGATGGTCGAAAAAACATAGCTCAATTAGAAGAAGTTGTAGAAAATATTTGCAACTTATCAAGGTCTTCAGATGAATGGCAATTCATGGCAATTGAAAGTTTACTCTTACTTCTAAAGGATCCTAAAACAAGAAACAGTGTAATAAACATTGCAGCTACTTTTCTTGCAGATTTAGTAGAGCTTAGAACTATCaaaggaagaacaaaaatgGGAGACATGATAACGCAAGTACTCTTACAAGATTATGCTAAAATCAAATATGGTCAATTGGATGTCGACGAAAAATTATCACAAAAAACAATTGAAGAGATTTGGGACTTGAAAgtggaaaaaaggaaaagggataAAATCATGTCCGAACAAGAAGTGAAGGAAATAGAGCTTTTGGTTTCCATTTTAAAACGTGAAGGAAACGGGAAATTTTGGTCAGCTGAGATTGAAGTAGCTGTAAACAAGTACACAAAAGCTTTAGATTTGTGCCCGttaaaattaagaaaagaaaggattgTTCTTTATAGCAATAGAGCTCAATGTCATTTAGTTTTAGGAGAAGCAGAGTCAGCTATTAGTGATACAACTCGAGCCTTATGCTTATCAGGTGAAATGAGGCCTCATGTTAAGAGCCTATGGCGAAGATCACAGGCTTATGACATGAAAGGGTTGGCTAGACTAAGTTTAGTGGATTGTTTGACGTTCATCAATGAACGCAGCAAGTTGAATGGAAACAGAAGGAAAATCCCATACTATGCAATGCGAATGTTGAACAAGCAGATGACAGCCACGTGGACTTTCGCAGGGGCCGCGAAGTCCATGGCAGATGACATTAATGATGATGGAATGCATGAATCCAGGGTCCAGCATGACTTTGCCGGTGGAAAAATGAGAGGGAAGAAAGAGGCACTCTTAAAAA GAATACAAACCCACCGGAACAACAAGGAGCAGCAGCTCTTGAAAAAGGGACGGCTTTGGAGAACGAGTCCGAGAAGTAAAGGCGTTATTGAACCATTGCTCAATCGTATCAAAGGAAGGAAAAAtgtaaaagttcaagaaaaatgtgATGGCTCGGTTAAGAGTTGA